Proteins encoded within one genomic window of Nitrospira sp.:
- a CDS encoding helix-hairpin-helix domain-containing protein, giving the protein MIPSLLLKLGMLAVTVGIVFWIIGAPHTTPYHVSGFTTERQVAPVPATGPDNRVGQAPRQPGRSGQEPNSEIVALAKPSSTPVGPLLDLNRAKVGELEALPGIGAVLAQRVIAFRESLGGFRTIEDLREVKGIGAKKFDQLKLLVTVSTSDSKGTTERRVL; this is encoded by the coding sequence ATGATCCCCTCACTGTTACTGAAGCTTGGCATGCTGGCAGTCACGGTGGGCATTGTTTTCTGGATCATAGGGGCCCCTCATACAACTCCGTATCATGTGTCTGGATTCACCACCGAACGGCAAGTCGCTCCTGTTCCGGCGACGGGGCCGGACAATCGGGTAGGGCAAGCGCCTAGGCAACCTGGTCGCAGTGGCCAGGAGCCGAATAGTGAGATCGTCGCACTTGCGAAGCCATCGTCCACGCCAGTTGGGCCGTTGTTGGATCTCAATCGGGCGAAGGTGGGTGAGCTGGAGGCCTTGCCCGGTATTGGTGCGGTCCTTGCCCAACGGGTGATCGCCTTCCGGGAATCACTCGGAGGGTTTCGGACGATCGAGGACCTTCGTGAAGTAAAGGGTATCGGTGCCAAGAAATTCGATCAGCTCAAATTATTGGTGACGGTTTCGACATCAGACTCAAAAGGAACGACGGAGCGACGCGTGCTATGA